In the genome of Candidatus Tectomicrobia bacterium, the window CCGTCGCCAAGCGCAGGTCCGGCGACACCTCGACGCGCGTGATGACGACGTTGCGCACGCGCGGGTCCTTCACCTCCTTGAGCAGGAGGACGGAGAGCTCGGCATGGACCAGTTCGGCCACCCGGGCGGTGCGGGGGTATTGCATCGGGGAGCTCCGATCGGAAACCTGCGCATCCGGGAGAGGCCTATATCAAGGCCCTGCCCCCTCCCTCCGGGAGGGGGTTGGGGGAGGGAAAGCCTTCCGGCCAAGGCGGGCTCCCCCCACCCTGCTCTCCTCCCGGAGGAGGGAGGAAGAAGCGTTATCATGGCTCGGGGGCGCCGCCCGCCCTTCCCTCACCCCGGCGCGCTATCTCTGGCGTATTGCAATACGCCCCTGCGGCACAATGCCTGCCGGCGAGGAAACCCGCCCTTCCGCCAGCTACACGATCTCGATGGTGAAGTCCGTGACGACGGCCAGCCCCATCCCCTCGATTGCGTCGAGGGCCTTGCGGAGCTGGCTGTCGAGGAACCTCCCGTCGTTGGCGACCGCGCCGACCCCGATGCGGCAGATCTGCCACTTGTCCTGGAAGTCCAGTTCGGCCACCGAGACGTTGAAGCGCTGGCGCAGGCGCGTGACGATGGACTGGACGATTTTCCGCTTGGCCTTGAGGGAGGCGCTTTCGTATATCTGCAGGTCCACGGTCAGGAGGCCCATGGTAGCCATGCTTGTCCGGCCTCCGGCGCCGGGCGGGCGGCGCTATAGGGTGCGGGCGACCTCCTCCGTCACGAACGGCTCGATGATGTCGCCTTCCTTGAGGTCGTTGAAGCGCTCGAGCCCGATGCCGCACTCGTAGCCCTGCTGCACCTCGGCGACGTCCTCCTTGAAGCGCCGCAGGGAGGAGAGGCGGCCGGTGTAGATGACCACGTTGTCGCGGATGAGGCGGACCTCCGAGTTCCGCCGGACGGTGCCGTCGGTCACGTACGAGCCGCCGATGGTCCCCGCGCCGGGGACGTGGAAGATCTTGCGCACCTCGGCGTGGCCGCGGATGACCTCGCGCTTGCCGGGCTCGAGGATGCCCTCCAGGGCGGACTTCACCTCCTCGATGGCGTCGTAGATGACCGAGTAGAGGCGGATGTCCACCTTCTCGCGCTTCGCCGTCTCGCCGGCGCCCGGCGTGGGCCGCACGTTGAAGCCCACGATGATGGCGGAGGAGGCGGCGGCGAGCATGACGTCGGTCTCGGTGATGCCGCCCGCCGAGCTGTGGAGGATGCGCACCCCCACCTCCTGGTTGCCGAGCTTCTGGAGGCTCTCGCGCAAGGCCTCGATGCTGCCCTGGACGTCGGCCTTGAGGATGATGTTGAGCTCCTTGAGCCGGCCTTCCTTCACGCTGTCGAGGAAGCTCTCGAGGCTCACCCGCGCGTTCGTGACCAGCGCGGCCAGGCGCTCGCGCTGCTGGCGCCTGGAGCTGATCTCGCGGGCGACGCGCTCGTCCTGCACGGCGAGGAAGGTGTCGCCCGCCTCGGGCACGCCCGCGAAGCCGAGCACTTCGACCGGAGTCGCCGGCCCCGCCAATTTCAGCTTGCGTCCCTGGTCGTCCAGGAGCGCGCGCGCCTTGCCGTGCCATTTCCCGGCCACGAAGGTGTCGCCCACCTTCAGGGTGCCCCGCTGGACGAGGACGGTGGCTACCGGGCCCCGGCCCTTGTCGAGCTTGGCCTCGACCACCACGCCCTCGGCGGCGCGATCGGGGTTGGCCTTGAGTTCCATCAGCTCGGCCTGGAGGATGGCCAGGTCGAGCAGATCGTCGATGCCGATCCCCTGGCGGGCCGAGACGGGGGCGTAGACGGTGTCGCCGCCCCAGTCCTCGGGGATGAGGCCCAGCTCCGAGAGCTGCTGCTTCACCCGGTCGGGATTGGCGTCCGGGAGGTCCATCTTGTTGACGGCCACCATGATGGGGACGCTCGCCGCCTTCGCGTGGGCGACGGCCTCCCGCGTCTGGGGCATGACGCCCTCGTTCGCCGCCACGACGAGGATGACGAGGTCCGTCACTTTGGCGCCGCGGGCGCGCATGGCCGTGAAGGCCTCGTGGCCCGGGGTATCGAGGAAGACGGCCGTGCCCTTCTCCGTCTTCACCCGGTAGGCGCCGATGTGCTGGGTGATGCCGCCGGCCTCATGCTC includes:
- a CDS encoding DUF503 domain-containing protein, with product MATMGLLTVDLQIYESASLKAKRKIVQSIVTRLRQRFNVSVAELDFQDKWQICRIGVGAVANDGRFLDSQLRKALDAIEGMGLAVVTDFTIEIV
- the infB gene encoding translation initiation factor IF-2 — protein: MAKIRVYELAKELGFDNKAFVEELHREGIQVKSYMSTVDEETADLVRTLFGSRGEKAKAAPAAPPAEKAPAPEAAKPKGKESAPPAAKAPAPAPKKEAAPPAAPPQRAPAPPRAAAPKAAPPAPRPAPPAPAARTAAPPTPEAPAPPKPAEVVRQRRGRVRIPEAITVKDLADKLSIKAAEIIKELMKMGQMTTINQMIDNSTAVGLSEKFGYEVEISKENIEDVLVHQEADAPESLKPRAPVITIMGHVDHGKTRLLDAIRKANVMEHEAGGITQHIGAYRVKTEKGTAVFLDTPGHEAFTAMRARGAKVTDLVILVVAANEGVMPQTREAVAHAKAASVPIMVAVNKMDLPDANPDRVKQQLSELGLIPEDWGGDTVYAPVSARQGIGIDDLLDLAILQAELMELKANPDRAAEGVVVEAKLDKGRGPVATVLVQRGTLKVGDTFVAGKWHGKARALLDDQGRKLKLAGPATPVEVLGFAGVPEAGDTFLAVQDERVAREISSRRQQRERLAALVTNARVSLESFLDSVKEGRLKELNIILKADVQGSIEALRESLQKLGNQEVGVRILHSSAGGITETDVMLAAASSAIIVGFNVRPTPGAGETAKREKVDIRLYSVIYDAIEEVKSALEGILEPGKREVIRGHAEVRKIFHVPGAGTIGGSYVTDGTVRRNSEVRLIRDNVVIYTGRLSSLRRFKEDVAEVQQGYECGIGLERFNDLKEGDIIEPFVTEEVARTL